The segment TGTTTAAGCTAACCCGTTTACTTAACCAGTATTACCCAACCGTCAGCTAACTTATATTTTGGATTTTCAGGTAGTATAAAAGCGGTGATTAGTGTAGTTGTAAGGCCAATACCAACTGATATGCCCAACGTCTCCCAAAACCCTATTTTATTGTACCTGAATAAATCAATACCGCCAACATAAGTTGCCACTAATATAGATGTAGACAATAACGATTTTGCTATAGTTCTGCCCGTAGTAATGCGCCTGAAAGAAACAATATCCTTCAATAAAATAATTCTGTAGCTAGCATCATATTTCCCGCTTAATTTTTGAACCCATTCTATTTGAGGTTCATTTATATTTCCCAGTGTTATACTGCTATCAGTTATATCAGTAATTACATTTTTGTGGTGAAACAGTTGGTTATTATAGGCTAAATACTGCACACTTAATGTTTGACCAATACTGGCTTCAATTACCTCATTGCTCCTGGTATTAATAAACCTGATTGTTTTTTGAGCATACAACCCAAAAACAGTAAAGCATAATAGAAAGAGTAATAAAAAGGATTTTATCATAAAGTGGGGGCATTGTTTAATACACTGTAACCAATGGCACATTGTAAGCATTTTTGATTAGCGCAATATTCATTTTTTAATTGTAATAATGCCTGTGTTTGCAAAGCATTTGTTGTTTTTAAATTTAAGCCTGCCCAAAAGGTTACAATATTATTTTTCTCCGGTTGTAAATCTTCCAGCCAGTTTAGTGCCTTTTGACTTTTTTCTTCATCAAAGCGTAATTTACCGTATAAAAAAACAATAGGTATGACCGCATTAATCAGCAAAGTATTAATAGCGGCTTTGCCTAAGTCAGTTTTTAAATCATCAAAATCATGATTGCTTAATTCAGATAGATGGATAAGATGCAAATGTTTTAACTGATACAAGTTAAGCAAGTCGTTAACAGATTCAGCTTCTAAAATTTTAGAAAACAAATGACTGCTTTGGTATAATAAAGCAGCAAATTGCATAAGCCGTATAGTTGGAAAATTACTTGGCCTTGTTTTTCCAAATTTCCAGATAGAAGCATCAACACTAATTAGGTTATACTTCTTTTTCAAAAACACATATTCCGATTGCAGATAACGCAAATAATCATCATTCAGTTTTTTATCTAAAAATCCGGCTGTTCCCAACACCAAAGCCTCTATCTGGCTTAGTTTATCCTTGTGCTTAGCTATTACAGTAAGCGGTAAGTTTTGAGCAACCCATTCAAAAGCCTGTTCATTTATTTTTTGCCCAAAATAGCGGGCGGTAATGATGTAAAACGTTTGTTCCCAATTGTTATTAGTAGCTTGCAGCAACAACTCTATTCGTTCACATTTGTTTTCTAAACGTTCCACTACCAATCTGTTTAGCCATGTATTTAGTTTAAAATCATCAGGTAAAACAAAAATAGACTTGCATGGAATTTCTTGTTTTTGTTGCTGTAGTATAGCGTATTTACTTAAAAGCGATGGAGGTAAAAGCGGTTTAAGTTCAAGTGTTAA is part of the Bacteroidota bacterium genome and harbors:
- a CDS encoding DUF2851 family protein, whose translation is MKEELLHFIWQSKILAKQNLLLNNSQRIEIINPGQLNKDAGPDFFNAQIRIDNTILVGNIEIHIKASDWLNHKHTGDKKYDNVILHVVFENDKVIYDSSNNPFLTLELKPLLPPSLLSKYAILQQQKQEIPCKSIFVLPDDFKLNTWLNRLVVERLENKCERIELLLQATNNNWEQTFYIITARYFGQKINEQAFEWVAQNLPLTVIAKHKDKLSQIEALVLGTAGFLDKKLNDDYLRYLQSEYVFLKKKYNLISVDASIWKFGKTRPSNFPTIRLMQFAALLYQSSHLFSKILEAESVNDLLNLYQLKHLHLIHLSELSNHDFDDLKTDLGKAAINTLLINAVIPIVFLYGKLRFDEEKSQKALNWLEDLQPEKNNIVTFWAGLNLKTTNALQTQALLQLKNEYCANQKCLQCAIGYSVLNNAPTL